Within the Dolichospermum compactum NIES-806 genome, the region CAAGCAGCAGTGGAACTTAACCAAAAAGGTTTTGCTGAATTTGCTGCTTCTCGTGGTTATTATGCCATGTTTTATATTGCTACGGCTTTTTTAGAAGGAGAAGGACTGGCTTATTCTAAACATTCGGCCGTTATTGCTGCTTTTGGAGAAAAATTTGCTCGCACAGAAAGAGTTCCTCGTGAATTTCATCGTTATTTAATTGATGCAGAAAGAACTCGTTTACGAGGTGATTATAATACTGATCCTAATATTACAGAAGCTGATGCGGATCTGATTATTCAAAGAACTATAGAAATTCTGAATTTTGCCAAAGCGAATATTGATTGTTTATAAATTTAGGCTATTTTGTCAGAATCAGGATATCCAGGATGATAGGATTTACAGGATAAAAGTTATATTTTCCTCCATTATCAATTAACAAAAGGATTCTCAATCTTTAGTCCAGTAATTCCTTTAAAATCACCGACATTTCTTGTTACTAAAAATGCGTCTTGATTTATTGCTGTAGCGGCGATAATTGCATCAGGAAGTTTAATATATCATCTGCTAGATAGTAAATAAAAATATTGGTATCATAAAGATATTTCATTCTTCCCATTCCTGACGCAGAGTATCTAAATGAGCTAACATTGCTGCTTTTTTATGCTTTAAAATTCCTTTGGCTTGAATAATTTTTTCATAGTCTTTTTTCCAATGTAATAGCATTGATTCTGGTACATCTACTGTAATTGAATCTTCATCTTGAGATACAAGATAATGTCTTGGTATTTTGATTAATGGCATAGTTTTATGCTCCTGTTTCTCTCAATTCCGATTGTAACATCATGACGATATTATAAAATTGTCAGAATCAGGATACCCAGGATTAAAGGATTTTCAGGATGCTTATTGCAAAATTTCTTTAGTCCGTTTTAACGGACTTTCGCTATGAGACTGGGAATTCATTCCCAGGCGGGTGATGATGCTTCACGAAGTATAATATTTTGTCAGAATCAGGATAACCAGGATTATAGGATTAACAGGATTGTTATTTGATGGTTGATCACCGTTGTTTATGTATTGATTCTTATATCTTGCTTAATAAATATTCACTTTTCTCTATCTTAATCATCAACAACTATAGCGGTATGCACTTGAATGAAATACAGTCATAAGCCCCCTCCTCGCTTGCGGGGAGGGGGTTGGGGGTGGGGTTCTTGTATATCATGCAACCGATAACCGCTATAACCAATAATCATCCAATCACATCCTGTACATCCTCAAATCCTGGATATCCTGATTCAGACAATAATATGCTATTTTATATACAGCATACATGAAACCAACCATTAACCAATCATGAATCATCCACAACAACCGCGAGAATACGATGCTGTGCTTGGTGGTAATAGCTCAATACCAGAATGTGCTGCGGTTTTAGGTGGTATTGAAGGGGTAAAATTACGGTTGCAAAATCCAGATGCAAAGGTGAGAATTGCTGCACTGGAGCAAGCTGTGAATTATGGAGAACAGGGTTTAGATTTAGTAATTGCAGGTTTAAAAGATGATTCATTGGAGGTGCAAAAACAGGCTTATATATTGTTAAATGATTGGCAAGAAAAACAACAATTGTTGTTAATGTCTCAAATTCAAAAACAACATAAAATAAAGTCAAGTCTGATGATAAAAATGCAAAATTTATTTTTTAATCAAGAGAAAGATCAAAAGGATGAAGAGGAAAAAATTCTTATTAAACAAGCATTATTGGAAAAAGTTAATTATGTTTTAATCAATTTAATTGAGGATGTGAGATTACGATTTAAAAATAGTGATTCTACTGTAAGATTTGCTGCATTTGAACAAGCATTGAATTATGGAGAACAGGGTTTGGATTTGGTTATTGAAGCTTTAAAAAATGAGTCTTGGGATATTCAAAATGCGGCTTATTTAATATTAAATAAAAGAACAGAACCAAGAATTAAGCAAATATTACAAGATCCTCGTCAATTAGGTTTTAAACTAGAACAAATTGAAGTAGTCACAACTAACAAATATGGCAAAATTATTCAGCGTCAGCCGCGTGTAGCTAGATATTTTATAGAAGATTTGGATAATAGTGTAAAACTAGAAATGGCTGCAATTCCTGGTGGTACTTTTATGATGGGTTCACCAGAAAATGAAGAGAGAAGACGTGATAGGGAAAGTCCCCAACATCAAGTGACTGTTCCTAGTTTCTTCATGGGAAAATATCCAGTAACACAGGCACAATATCAAGCTATTATGGGAACTAACCCTTCTTATTTCAATGGTAGTAATCGCCCTGTTGAAAGAGTTATTTGGAATGATGCAATAGCTTTCTGTGAAAAGTTAAGCCAAAGGACAGGAAAAAACTATAGATTACCTAGTGAAGCTGAATGGGAATATGCTTGTCGAGCAGGAACTACCACACCATTTCACTTTGGAGAGACGATTACAACGGATTTAGCTAACTATAATGGTGACTACACTTATGGCGGTGGGATTAAAGGAATTTACCGAGAAGAAACAACAGAAGTAGGCAGCTTTGGAGTAGCGAATAATTTTGGCTTATACGATATGCACGGCAATGTCTGGGAGTGGTGTGAAGACAGTTGGTATACTAGCTATAAAGGTGCGCCGACAGATGGGAGCGCATGGCTAGATACTGAAGAAAATACCAATTCTAAGCTGCTGCGCGGTGGTTCGTGGCTCTACAATCCTGGGAATTGCCGTTCTGCTTATCGCCACTACTACATCTTCGATTACACCTACAACCATATTGGTTTTCGGGTTGTGTGTAGTGGTGCGGCGAGGACTTGATAGCACTATGCGCTTTTGCCCTCTTGCTCTTTTCTTTTCTTATCCCTCTCGCATAGCGAGAAAAATTTTTTGTCTGAATCAGGATATCCAGGATTAAAGGATTGACAGGATTGTAATTTGATGGTTGATAGATGAGATTCATATATTTATTCTTCCATCTCACTTCATAAATATTCACTTTTCTCTATACTAATAATCAACAACCAACCAATAATCAAACAATCACATCCTGTACATCCTCAAATCTTGGACATCCTGATTCTGACAATAATCTTCTATCTCACTTCATAAATATTTATTCACTTTCCTCTATCCTAATCATCAACAACTAACGAATAATTAAACAATCACATCCTGTACATCCTCAAATCTTGGACATCCTGATTCTGACAATAATCTTCTATCTCACTTCATAAATATTTACTTTTCTCTATCCTAATCATCAACAACTAACGAATAATCAAACAATCATATCCTGTACATCCTCAAATCCTGGACATCCTGATTCTGACAATAATCTTCTATCTTACTTCATAAATATTTATTTACTTTTCTCTATCCTAATCATCAACAGCCAACCAATAATTAAACAATCACATCCTGTACATCCTCAAATCCTGGATATCCTGATTCTGACAATATTAAAATTATGTAAACAAATAACAAAATGCCCTAAATATGCTATTTTATATACAGCATACATGAAACCAACCATGAACGAATCATGAATCATCCACAACAACCGCGAGAATACGATGCTGTGCTTGGTGGTAATAGTCCATCACCAGAAGGTGCTGCGGTTTTAGGTGGTATTGAAGGGGTAAAGTTGCGGTTGCAAAATCCAGATGCAAAGGTGAGAATTGCTGCACTTGAGCAAGCTGTGAATTATGGAGAACAGGGTTTAGATTTAGTAATTGCAGGTTTAAAAGATGAATCTTGGGATATTCAAAATGCGGCTTATTTAATATTAAATAAAAGAACAGAACCAAGAATTAAGCAAATATTACAAGATCCTCGTCAATTAGGTTTTAAACTAGAACAAATTCAAGTAGTAACAGTTAATAAATTTGGGGAAATCATTCAACGACAGCCCCGTATAGCTAGATATTTTACTGAAGATGTGGGTAATGGTGTCAAATTAGAAATGGCTGCAATTCCTGGTGGTACTTTTATGATGGGTTCACCGGAAAATGAAGATAGAAGCTTGGATAATGAAAGTCCTCAACATCAGGTTTCTGTTCCTAGTTTTTTTATGGGGAAATATCCAGTAACACAGGCACAATATCAAGCGATCATGGGTAATAACCTTTCTCACTTCCAAGGTCAAAACCGCCCTGTGGAAAGCGTTAGTTGGAATGATGCGGTTAAATTCTGTGAAAAGTTAAGCCAAAGGACAGGAAAAACCTACAGATTACCTAGTGAAGCTGAATGGGAATATGCTTGTAGAGCCGGAACTACCACACCATTTCACTTTGGAGAGACAATTACAACGGATTTAGCTAACTATTATGGTAATTATACTTACGCTTCTGCTCCTAGAGGTGAGTATCGTAAACAAACTACAGATGTAGGCTCTTTTCCCCCTAACGCTTTTGGTTTGTATGATATGCACGGGAATGTCCGGGAGTGGTGTTTGGATGATTGGGTAAATAGGTATAATAACGCGCCTACAAATGGTAGTGCTGTGACAAGCTCAACTACGTCAAAACTGCTGTGCGGTGCTTCGTGGTCCGACGTTCCTGTATACTGCCGTTCTGCCTCCCGCCTCTACTACAACCGCGCTGTCAGGGTCAACGATAGCGGTTTTCGCGTTGTCTGTTTTAGTGCGGCGAGGACTTAATAGCACTATGCGCTTTTGCCCTCTTGCTCTTTTCTTTTCTTATCCCTCTCGCATAGCGAGAAAAATTTTTTGTCAGAATCAGGATAACCAGGATTATAGGATTGACAGGATTGTTATTTGATGATTGATAGATGAGATTCATATATTTATTCTTCCATCTCACTTCATAAATATTCACTTTCCTCTATCCTAATCATCAACAACTAACGAATAATTAAACAATCACATCCTGTACATCCTCAAATCCTGGATATCCTGATTCTGACAATAATCTTCTATCTCACTTCATAAATATTTACTTTTCTCTATCCTAATCATCAACAACTAACGAATAATCAAACAATCATATCCTGTACATCCTCAAATCCTGGACATCCTGATTCAGACAATATTAAAATTATGTAAACAAATAACAAAATTATCCAAATATGCTATTTTATATACAGCATACATCAAACCAACCATGAACGAATCATGAATCATCCACAACAACCGCGAGAATACGATGCTGTGCTTGGTGGTAATAGTCCATCACCAGAAGGTGCTGCGGTTTTAGGTGGTATTGAAGGGGTAAAGTTGCGGTTGCAAAATCCAGATGCAAAGGTGAGAATTGCTGCACTTGAGCAAGCTGTGAATTATGGAGAACAGGGTTTAGATTTAGTGATTGTATGTTTAAATGATGAATCTTGGAATGTAGAATATGCGGCTTATTCGTTATTAAAATCTCGAACAGAACCAACAATTAAACAAATATTAACAGAGTTCGATGCACCTTTAAAAAAATATTCAACTGACTACACATCTTTACGTGACTGTCTTGCTTTGGGAAAGTGGAAGGAGGCAGACGAGGAAACAGCACGAGTAATGTTAACTGTAGCAAAACGGGACAAAGAAGCTTGGTTAGATGCTGAACACATTCAAAATTTCTCGTGTAAAGATATTCACATTATTGACCAGTTGTGGGTAAAGTACAGTAATGGACATTTTGGATTTTCTGTACAAAAGCGCATTTATAAAATGTTGGGGGGAACAACGAAATACAATTACAAAATTTGGTGTAAATTTGGCGATTATGTGGGATGGAGAAAAGGAGAAAAATGGCTGTGTTATAGTGATATTGAATTTGATATAAGATCATCAGAAGGAAACCTCCCTTTAGTGGGGGCTGTTATTGGAGAACGCATACCGCCAGGTTGGGGTGAGTTTGGTGTACCTTTGT harbors:
- a CDS encoding HEPN domain-containing protein; protein product: MNPEQQRLLEKAERSLQAAVELNQKGFAEFAASRGYYAMFYIATAFLEGEGLAYSKHSAVIAAFGEKFARTERVPREFHRYLIDAERTRLRGDYNTDPNITEADADLIIQRTIEILNFAKANIDCL
- a CDS encoding formylglycine-generating enzyme family protein yields the protein MNHPQQPREYDAVLGGNSSIPECAAVLGGIEGVKLRLQNPDAKVRIAALEQAVNYGEQGLDLVIAGLKDDSLEVQKQAYILLNDWQEKQQLLLMSQIQKQHKIKSSLMIKMQNLFFNQEKDQKDEEEKILIKQALLEKVNYVLINLIEDVRLRFKNSDSTVRFAAFEQALNYGEQGLDLVIEALKNESWDIQNAAYLILNKRTEPRIKQILQDPRQLGFKLEQIEVVTTNKYGKIIQRQPRVARYFIEDLDNSVKLEMAAIPGGTFMMGSPENEERRRDRESPQHQVTVPSFFMGKYPVTQAQYQAIMGTNPSYFNGSNRPVERVIWNDAIAFCEKLSQRTGKNYRLPSEAEWEYACRAGTTTPFHFGETITTDLANYNGDYTYGGGIKGIYREETTEVGSFGVANNFGLYDMHGNVWEWCEDSWYTSYKGAPTDGSAWLDTEENTNSKLLRGGSWLYNPGNCRSAYRHYYIFDYTYNHIGFRVVCSGAART
- a CDS encoding SUMF1/EgtB/PvdO family nonheme iron enzyme, with protein sequence MNHPQQPREYDAVLGGNSPSPEGAAVLGGIEGVKLRLQNPDAKVRIAALEQAVNYGEQGLDLVIAGLKDESWDIQNAAYLILNKRTEPRIKQILQDPRQLGFKLEQIQVVTVNKFGEIIQRQPRIARYFTEDVGNGVKLEMAAIPGGTFMMGSPENEDRSLDNESPQHQVSVPSFFMGKYPVTQAQYQAIMGNNLSHFQGQNRPVESVSWNDAVKFCEKLSQRTGKTYRLPSEAEWEYACRAGTTTPFHFGETITTDLANYYGNYTYASAPRGEYRKQTTDVGSFPPNAFGLYDMHGNVREWCLDDWVNRYNNAPTNGSAVTSSTTSKLLCGASWSDVPVYCRSASRLYYNRAVRVNDSGFRVVCFSAART
- a CDS encoding GUN4 domain-containing protein; its protein translation is MNHPQQPREYDAVLGGNSPSPEGAAVLGGIEGVKLRLQNPDAKVRIAALEQAVNYGEQGLDLVIVCLNDESWNVEYAAYSLLKSRTEPTIKQILTEFDAPLKKYSTDYTSLRDCLALGKWKEADEETARVMLTVAKRDKEAWLDAEHIQNFSCKDIHIIDQLWVKYSNGHFGFSVQKRIYKMLGGTTKYNYKIWCKFGDYVGWRKGEKWLCYSDIEFDIRSSEGNLPLVGAVIGERIPPGWGEFGVPLWGLSPLLLRLVSCNI